The window CAAACATCACGCGATAGAAATTTGAAGGGACGTTTTCAACGGCCTTGTCTTTCAGCCAGGTTTTACCGCCATCTGGGCTGTAGAACAGGTTGCCACTGCCGCC is drawn from Candidatus Obscuribacterales bacterium and contains these coding sequences:
- a CDS encoding YCF48-related protein, with translation GGSGNLFYSPDGGKTWLKDKAVENVPSNFYRVMFVNPELGFILGQSGVLLRYDPATAELA